The Ramlibacter sp. PS4R-6 nucleotide sequence TTGAGCGAGGTCGAGGCCGCGGTGCTCACGCGCGGCGCCGTGACCCGCCTGATCGAGAAGCACCCGGCGGTGGGCGCGAAGCTGCTGGTCAAGCTGACGCAGCTGCTGGCGCAACGCCTGCGCAACACCAGCAGCAAGCTGGTGAAGGTGCTGCAGCAGCAAAAGCCTAGCGGCCCAGGCCCGGAAACAGCTTGAGCAGGCCGACGGCCATCACCTCGACCGCCAAAGCCGCGAGCATCAGGCCCATGATCCGCGTCATCACGCGGATGCCGGTCTTGCCGAGCACGCGCGCGATGGGCTCGGCGAGCGCGAAGCAGATGAAGGTCGCCACGCCGATCACCACGCCGTAGCTCACCAGCGCCATCAGCTGCCAGAAGGTGTGGGCGCGCTCGGCGTAGATCACCACCGTGGACATCGTCGCGGGCCCCGTCAGCAGCGGGATCGTGAGCGGCACCACCGCGATGCTCGCGCCCATCGCCGCCTTCTCGGCGCCTTCCTCCATCTCGCGCGCCTGCGGCTTGGCCTCGGCCGGCTGGGCGTTGAGCATGTTGATGGCGCTCGTGAGCAGCAGCATGCCGCCGCCCACCTGGAAGCTCGCCAGCGAGATGCCGAAGAAGTCCAGCAGCTGCAGGCCGATGAGTGCGCTCACCGCGATCACGAGGAAGGCGGTGAAAGACGCCGTGACGACCGTGCGGCGGCGCTGCTCGCGCGTGAAGCCCTGCGTGTAGTGGATGAAGAAGGGCACGATGGCCAGCGGGTTGACCACCGCCAGCAGCGTGACGAGCGGCTTGATGAAGTCCATCAGGCCTCGGGGGTGCCGGGGTGGCGGCGCCGGAACATGCCGTAGCCTTCCATCTGCAGCACCGTCTCGCCGTTCTGGTTGGCCATCTCCCAGGCCGAGCGCACGAGCCCGGTGTCCAGGCGCTTGCGCAGCGGGCGCGATTCGAGGATCGTGTGCTTGAGCGTCAGCGTGTCGCCCGGGTATACCGGCTTGAGCCAGCGCAGGTTCTCCAGCCCCGGCGAACCCATGCTGGCCGAATCGCGCAGGAAGTTCTCCACCGTGAGCTTCATCGCCAGCGCGCAGGTGTGCCAGCCGCTCGCGCACAGGTTGCCGAAGATCGAGCGTCGGCCGGCCGCCTCGTCGACATGGAAGGGCTGCGGGTCGAACTGTTCGGCGAACTCCTTGATCTCCTCGGCGCTCACCGTGACGCTGCCCAGCTCGCGCACCGAGCCGGGCTCGAGGTCTTCCCAGTAGTACTTGATCGTGCTCATCTTCAGCGTCCTCCGGAAACTTCCAGCAGCGACATGGTGACGTAGCTCGCTTCGGGCGACAGCAGCCACAGGATGGACTCGGCCACTTCCTCGGCCGAGCCGCCGCGCTGCATCGGCACCTGGTGCTGCAGCTGCTTGACGCGGTCGGGGATGCCGCCCGAGGCGTGGATGTCGGTTTCGATCAGCCCCGGGCGCACGGCGTTGACGCGGATGCCCTCGGCGGCGACTTCCTTCGCCAGGCCGAGCGTGAACGAATCGATCGCGCCCTTGGCCGCCGCGTAATCGACGTACTGGCCCGGCGCCCCCAGGCGCGACGCTGCGCTGGAGACGTTGACGAGTGCGCCGCCCGCGCCGCCGTGCTTCGTGCTCATCCGCTTCACGGCCTCGCGCGCGCACAGGATGGAGCCGAGCACGTTGATGTCGAACATGCGCTTCAGGCGTGCCAGGTCCATCTCGTCCACGCGCTGCGCGCGGTCCACGACACCGGCGTTGTTGACCAGCGCGGT carries:
- a CDS encoding MarC family protein, translated to MDFIKPLVTLLAVVNPLAIVPFFIHYTQGFTREQRRRTVVTASFTAFLVIAVSALIGLQLLDFFGISLASFQVGGGMLLLTSAINMLNAQPAEAKPQAREMEEGAEKAAMGASIAVVPLTIPLLTGPATMSTVVIYAERAHTFWQLMALVSYGVVIGVATFICFALAEPIARVLGKTGIRVMTRIMGLMLAALAVEVMAVGLLKLFPGLGR
- a CDS encoding MaoC family dehydratase, whose product is MSTIKYYWEDLEPGSVRELGSVTVSAEEIKEFAEQFDPQPFHVDEAAGRRSIFGNLCASGWHTCALAMKLTVENFLRDSASMGSPGLENLRWLKPVYPGDTLTLKHTILESRPLRKRLDTGLVRSAWEMANQNGETVLQMEGYGMFRRRHPGTPEA
- a CDS encoding SDR family oxidoreductase; this encodes MQNILLVTGGSRGIGAATAKLAAQRGYAVAVNYASRRDAADEVVRAIEAGGGRAIAVPGDVAKESDILAMFETVDRQLGRLTALVNNAGVVDRAQRVDEMDLARLKRMFDINVLGSILCAREAVKRMSTKHGGAGGALVNVSSAASRLGAPGQYVDYAAAKGAIDSFTLGLAKEVAAEGIRVNAVRPGLIETDIHASGGIPDRVKQLQHQVPMQRGGSAEEVAESILWLLSPEASYVTMSLLEVSGGR